The genomic window ATTTTCGATCAGCAAAGTCAGCGACCAGTAGATGATTGCCAAAGCAATGTAAGTTTCGAGCGCATATCCGCCGTAATTTCGTGAAATTATGAGATTTCCAGCCCCCATAACATCGATTAATCCGATTGTATACGCAAGGCTTCCTTCTTTTAAAAGTGCAATCAGAGAGTTTCCGAGATTTGGAATGACAATAACAAATGCCTGAGGCACAATGATTCTGAACATAGATTGCCAGCGAGAAAGACCGACGCATAAACCGGCTTCATATTGCTCTCTTCCGACAGCCAATAGAGCCGAACGGATTATCTCTGCCATCTGCGCAGAATATAAAAGGGAGAGTGCGATGATGACAAATATGATTCTTGGGAAAAAGTTTATGTTTATTCCGAACAAGACAAAAACAAATTTTGGGATGCCGTAAAATACGATGAAAAGCAAGATAAGAGAAGGGGTACAGCGCAGAATGTGAATATACGAATCGGCAAATCTGCGCCATATTTTTTTTGAGCAAAACTTTTGACGAACAACTAGAACAGA from Treponema sp. Marseille-Q3903 includes these protein-coding regions:
- a CDS encoding amino acid ABC transporter permease encodes the protein MTRPFDVTKIFTSLKSIFPYLGITFCVVLGTVIFGTLLSVLVVRQKFCSKKIWRRFADSYIHILRCTPSLILLFIVFYGIPKFVFVLFGININFFPRIIFVIIALSLLYSAQMAEIIRSALLAVGREQYEAGLCVGLSRWQSMFRIIVPQAFVIVIPNLGNSLIALLKEGSLAYTIGLIDVMGAGNLIISRNYGGYALETYIALAIIYWSLTLLIENLFKLLEKHYSKGHSHV